The stretch of DNA TACCGTGAGAATTACGGTATAATTTATGTCCACCGAGAGAATTAGGTATAATTCGTGAAATTgtaaacaatattaccaattaatagatattaattaattttcatataacattttcttaccaattaagctttattaattaattatttaccaataaattattaaagttgaagatgatgattttacttttatagatagaatagatagatagattacggtgaattttttttttaaagatagttagagagattaataattaataataagataatagaattaatattaatagaatagaattaatagaatatatagattaattaagTTTTATCACCAAGCACTTTGTGCCCAAATGGAATGCAATAATTCTCACACATGGGAGGCTATGAGATTGAGCCTTAGTAGAGGTAGTATTGGCTAAAAAAACAATttactaaatttattaaatatttaatattatacaaattaatattaaatatatttcatcaaaattgattttcattccttatcctatttatttaatgatatttttaatagacaccatttgagtatgaatatgttatatatttattgttcaTATATCAATTGTTTGGTCATGATCCCTAGCATATTCTTaaaatactactccgtataattATTGCGTATAAAAATTTATTGGTACTGGATGTGTGTGTTAATAACGTATTATTGATGTTATTAACGTGAATTcacaaagaataaaataaatgattatttcCTTATTGGTGTAGACTTATttggaaacaatattaccaattaatagatattaattaatttccatataccatttttttttactatttaagctttattaagtattttatcaataaattatgtaattaatattaacaaacgtttgagcgggaaaataaaaatttaggtCAATGtacctttatttttattttttttatttgtgatggGAAAACTCACCgtcattatttgattatatgCAAGAGATTAAATCTCATTCATATATAGTAGCTTGTATATCACACAATACAAATAAGCTGCATTAAGAAGACCTTACATGACATACCAACAAAGAAAATTCTGACAAACATCGAATTCATAACTTTTAAGTATCCAAAATCATACttcacacatttaatcactCATTTCGAGACCATTTGAATCTTTCTTCCTCTACATCTCTAGTGTGAACCCGGGTTGGTTGCCTGGTTGGAATAATAATTAGCTACTTTTATGAGTAGGCGTGGGGATAACTCATAATCCTACGTATCTTTCTAGAACTGAATTATTGAGAATCCTATAATCCtacgtgtatttttttttttccaaatttcctACGTTGTACGTTATTTCTGTCGCATTGTACcaaagtatatgtatatatcctTTTCTTGTGCATGCATGGAGAATGTGTTTTCGAGAactcaaattattaaaaaataaataaaattatttacactTATCTCAAAGCTcaaataagtaattttttttcgttataataattaatttaaaattaaaatagaagaattttatactcaaaattaaagtagcttttttttttaatgaaacatAAAAGAATCAACATTTTCAATTgtagaaaggaaaaataaaacaaaaattatccGAGACGtatttaaatatgtttataatttactatttttaaacttataaaatattaaattactttagatctataattattttattcatgtgAAAATACAGATGTAGGTAAGTGATAATGGCGTTGAGCGATGGTGATAACTAAGGTAAGTAATAGTAACAATAAGAAATGGTAATTAGTGGGTAAAACCCGACAATGATAGTAAATGCGATGTTAAtgtgagtgagagagagagagagagatggggtATAAGTAGGTAAAAGTATGATAAATGAGTAAAAATAACATCGAAAATAAACAAGTATTACTTAACGaggacaaaataataataattgtaattaatgtaatatatcATTGGGCATAATAAGTGATAATTGGTAAGCAAGTAGTACAGTTAAGTAAAAGACAAATTTTGACATGTGATTAAAGTATGTGACAATAGCGATTATTTTCGGTTAtgacaataattattatacatgAAACACTAAATTTAACgtgaaaagtttaaaatatgTAAAAGTTGTTTTCattccaaattttatttttacattggAAAATAGAtgttttgacttctttttttttttttttaaataaaatatagtttctattattattattattttattatacggagtatgtgaatcaaataaaattcaatacGTGTTTTTCAATCATCATTCTCATTTTTGACTCTTCTCTACACGTCGCAGCAGCAGCCTCTCATGGCGGATCTTTTAGCCTATACACACGGTATATGCAATgccttcatttatttatttatttattgtttaatttaatattttttttaagtgacaaaGAGAAACTTGCCGTTACTATTTAAAGGTCTTGTCAAACAAACATAGATTATCGATAACTGATCGGCTTAAATTAGTAATGCCAATAAATAATTTCCACCCCGATAGAGCATAAACATTTACCTATTGTGCACAAAAAGCCCCTTACCTTAGGAGATTACTCTCACCTTATCGTTGTGGAGATttgattatgatttttattcCCAAACTTCACACATGTAGCCAATTGAGTTGTCTCTGATTTCATTTTAATCTTAGCAGACCAAAATGttgtctttatatatatatatatatatatatatatatatatatattatttttaataattacttcacCGATAAAgacaattattttctttttattatttctctCTGTTTGTTTTttggtagaaaaaaaaaaaggaacaaaaaagGCCTATTGTgggtatataactatatatatatatatatatatatatatatatatatatatatttatatattctggAGAGAACATAGAGTCTTTTGtcttttgtctttttctttctgTGAAACTTCCTAATAACAGAGGGAGAAGACCAAACCCAGAGATCTacaaacaaggaaaaaaaaaatacagagtgttaaaaaaaaaaaaaagagaaaaaaaaaattgttgttaaCCTGCAACACTGCAAGTGAGGAATTCCCCTTTGTAAAGCTTCAGATTCAAAGGGGGAGATCAGTAGATCAGATTACAAAAATATACACATCAATCATTGTCACCATTAGCTCATATATATTAAAGATCTTGTATTTACATTTTCTGaatattttatagtatatatttatatatttgagttATTGGGGAAaaaaagggattttttttttttggaaagaataGTGGGGTGAGTGATTTGGAAGTTTCGTTTGGAGACGAAACCATTAGCGCGTgttcaaatcaaaattttgtgaaGTCAATGAGAGGGTATTAGGCATTTAGAGAGAGAGGGTTAGGGAGATCAAGTCAATGTTCAAAGCTTTTGTGCCAAAGGAAAATTCTTCCCACCATTTATGACACaagaatatacattattgtacTGTATTTAAGGACAAGGTTCTTGATTGctttctcttcttcatttttcaCTGTCATTCTTTTGTTCATTCAGCTGAGAATTAAAGAAAATCTCTTTGGGTTTTGCAGCAAAGATTGGAGCTTTTTTGTGTTATTCAGGGGGTACTAGGTTCCATTTGgctttgtttttggttttgatTTTGGGTTTGGGTTGTCTGAATCTTTAACTACCCACCCACCCCCCAcccctcctctctctctctcttctctctcacatagacACACACATAAAAGCCAATCTCTTTTAGTTTGTGTCTCTGCCTCTTGTCTCCTCAAGCTATTTCTAGTGGAGTGGTTCTTGGACCTCTGTTCTGGCTTCTGAAACTTATATCCAGGTGAAGTTTTTCTGTCAGGGTTTGTGTGATTTTTGGGAATATTTGGGGTTTTAGGCTTCTGGGAATTTGAGAAACTGCAAAAACagtgagttttggtgaaaaccAAGTGTGTGAAAACTGGTTTTGGTTTGAAGTGGAGTGAAGATTCTTGAAAAAAATGAGGACAGGCAGGAGAAGAAAGCTGCATTTGAGCAAGATCTACTCATTCAGATGTGGGAGGTCATCATTTAACAAAGAAGACCAGTCACAGATAGGGGGACCAGGGTTTTCAAGAGTGGTGTTCTGCAATGAACCAGATGCTGAGGAGGCCAGTTTTAGGAATTATTCTGGGAATTATGTGAGTACTACCAAGTACACAGCTGCAACTTTCTTGCCTAAATCCTTGTTTGAACAGTTCAGGAGAGTGGCAAACTTCTATTTCTTGGTCACAGGCATCATGGCCTTCACTCCTCTGGCTCCCTATACTGCTGTCACTGCCATTCTCCCTCTCATCATAGTTATTGGGGCAACTATGGTGAAAGAGGGCATTGAAGACTGGCATAGAAAACAACAGGTATTTATTTAAGTTTACTcttttatgtaattaaattctgaaaaaaaaaaaaaaacagtgtttTATATTTAGgatttctttaaatttcttATTCTGGATCTTCAATTAATTTGGATTTACTCAATTAGACAGTCTTTTAAGGGAACTGAATTGTTTTTAGCTTGTTAGTGGAAGTCAAGATTGCTTGCCTTTTGGGATACTTAATTGATGATGGGAAATTTCTCACTTTATTTTCAATTTGGAATtacttgaaaatcattttgcatAGGAAAAGTGATTCTTTGAATCTTTTTCCACCTGATGCTGGATGGTTCTTGGGATAATTCTTGTGCATAGTTTCTGAATTTTGAATATGTGATTCTTTGGTCAAAGGAATATAACTATTATCTTATATGGATCATTCTTGCCTACAAACAGCTGTTATGTCCAGGTCTTTAAGGCGTGTGAAAACGTTTCGTTTTTCAGGATATTGAGGTGAACAGCAGGAAAGTTAAGGTGCATCTAGGCGGGGGTGTGTTTGAGGATACCGAGTGGAGGTATTTGAAAGTGGGAGCTGTGGTGAAGGTGCAGAAGGATGAATTTTTCCCGGCTGACCTTCTTTTGCTCTCGTCCAATTACGAGGACGCGATCTGTTATGTTGAGACGATGAATCTGGATGGGGAGACTAATCTGAAGCTTAAACAGGCGTTGGAGGTTACTTCGTCCTTGCACGAGGACTCGAACTTCAGAGACTTTAAGGCTATGGTTAAATGCGAAGATCCTAATCCTAGTTTGTATACATTTGTTGGGAGCATGGAGTTTGAAGGTCAGCAGTACCCGGTTTCCCCGCAACAACTGCTTCTGAGGGACTCGAAGTTACGAAACACGGAGTACGTGTATGGGGTAGTTATCTTCACTGGTCATGACACGAAGGTTATGCAAAATGCCACTGAACCCCCTTCGAAGAGAAGCAAAATCGAGAGGAAAATGGATAAGATCATATACTTCTTATTCGGAGTTTTGTTCACTTTCGCTCTCGTTGGGTCAATCTACTTTGGGATTACGACTAGACAGGACTTGGATGATGGGCACCAGCGATGGTATTTAAGACCGGACAGTGCTAAAATTTTCTTTGATCCTCACCGGGCTCCAGCTGCTGCCGTTTATCACTTCTTGACCGCCGTGATGCTGTACAGCTACTTGATTCCAATCTCCTTGTACGTGTCAATCGAAATCGTCAAAGTTCTTCAGAGTATCTTCATTAATCAAGATATCAATATGTATTATGAGGAAACCGACAAGCCAGCAAATGCCCGGACCTCGAATTTGAACGAGGAACTTGGCCAAGTCGACACGATACTTTCTGACAAGACAGGCACATTAACGTGTAATTCCATGGAGTTTGTTAAATGCTCTGTGGCGGGAACTGCATATGGTCGTGGTATTACCGAAGTCGAAAGGGCTATGGCTAGAAGAAAAGGATCGCCTTTGATGGTTAATGGTAGGGAGCTCGAGGATTCTCCAGATGTTGTGAGGAAATCAACCGTGAAAGGCTTCAACTTTGACGACGAACGAATCATGGGTGGGAGCTGGATTAATGAGCCCCGATCGGACGTAATACAGAAATTTTTCCGGTTATTGGCAGTCTGTCACACTGTCATACCCGAAGTTGATGAGGCTTCACGTAAGGTTTCGTACGAAGCTGAGTCTCCAGACGAAGCGGCTTTTGTGATTGCCGCAAGAGAGATTGGCTTTGAATTCAATAAAAGAACACAAAGTAGTGTCTCGGTGAGTGAGTTGGATCTCGCATCTCGCAAAAGAGTTGAAAGGTTAGTACATATGACGTGCTATTGTGCTAAAGCGGTGGACTATTGAATAATGGAATTGTGTGTTTACATTAAATACTAACTCATAACCATTCTCGCTTGCAGGTCGTATaagattttgaatgttttggaGTTCAACAGTGCAAGAAAAAGGATGTCTGTGATAGTTCAAGATGAGGACGGGAAAATATTGCTGCTCTGCAAAGGGGCCGATAGGTTAGCAATACTTCTTATCTTctctaatgtttttttttttaggttatcCCCGCTAATCTCTTCAAATTTCTGTGTTTGGTCTACTTAATTGCAGTGTCATGTTCGAAAGGCTTGCTCTAAACGGAAGGGAGTTTGAAGAAAACACGAGAGAGCATGTACACGAGTATGCTGATGCAGGCCTGAGGACGTTGATACTTGCTTATCGTGAGCTCACCGAGGAAGAATATAGAGTGTTTAATGAACAATTTACGGAGGCCAAGAACTTGGTCAGTGCCGATCGTGATGCAATGATTGATGAAGTAACGGAGAGGGTTGAAAAAGACTTAATTCTTCTTGGGGCTACCGCTGTTGAGGACAAACTCCAACAAGGGGTGAGTTTTAAGACGCCACATTGCTTTTTAACAGATCAAAATGTTGAtacaaattgttaattttaactTATATTTTGCTATTTTTGTCAGGTTCCCGAGTGTATTGACAAGCTTGCCCAAGCAGGCATAAAGATATGGGTTTTGACCGGAGATAAGATGGAAACCGCCATTAATATTGGGTATGATGCTTTTCTTTTAGTTTTCGTGTTACTTATTTTAGGCGAGTATTTGCCTACAGTATAGttgattcaatttttttttttttggtttttgttttgcaGTTATGCGTGTAGCTTGCTTAGACAAGGAATGAAGCAGATAATTGTAAACTTGGATGCCCCCGAAATCATCGCTTTGGAGAAAGCGGGAGACAAAAGAGCAATAGCCAAGGTAAATAAATGCTTAGTTTTTACATTTCCTTTGTTTGAGAACACAAACAATGCTGATGTTTACAAGAAGCCCGAGTTATACATAAAGAAAATTGACGTTTATACTCCTTAGATTTGTAATTAGTTACGATAATCTCAATGCTGTATTGATATGTATGTTTTTCTGAACTTAATGTCTATAGGCTTCAAGAAAAAGTGTCCTTAAGCAACTTACTGATGGGAAAGCTCTGCTTGCTTCATCGAACAACGAGGCGTTTGCTTTGATTGTTGATGGAAAATCCCTTACTTATGCGCTCGAAGATGGCTTAGAAAACTTGTTTTTAGGACTTGCAATTCGGTGTGCTTCCGTCATATGCTGTCGCTCATCGCCAAAACAGAAGGCATTGGTAAGTCGTGATGCGTGCCTCATCGAATCGattatattttccctttccCGGATTCTTTCCCACCTGAGAGCAGCCTTTTTTCTTTGCTGAACTAGAAGCATTTCTAATGTTCGTTTTCTCTGCTCGAAACATTTTCGGGAATCTACAGGTAACAAGACTTGTTAAAATTGGAACGGGGAAAACAACGTTGGCAATTGGTGATGGGGCTAATGATGTAGGAATGCTCCAAGAAGCAGACATTGGGATTGGAATCAGCGGTGTTGAAGG from Ipomoea triloba cultivar NCNSP0323 chromosome 7, ASM357664v1 encodes:
- the LOC116024536 gene encoding putative phospholipid-transporting ATPase 9, whose protein sequence is MRTGRRRKLHLSKIYSFRCGRSSFNKEDQSQIGGPGFSRVVFCNEPDAEEASFRNYSGNYVSTTKYTAATFLPKSLFEQFRRVANFYFLVTGIMAFTPLAPYTAVTAILPLIIVIGATMVKEGIEDWHRKQQDIEVNSRKVKVHLGGGVFEDTEWRYLKVGAVVKVQKDEFFPADLLLLSSNYEDAICYVETMNLDGETNLKLKQALEVTSSLHEDSNFRDFKAMVKCEDPNPSLYTFVGSMEFEGQQYPVSPQQLLLRDSKLRNTEYVYGVVIFTGHDTKVMQNATEPPSKRSKIERKMDKIIYFLFGVLFTFALVGSIYFGITTRQDLDDGHQRWYLRPDSAKIFFDPHRAPAAAVYHFLTAVMLYSYLIPISLYVSIEIVKVLQSIFINQDINMYYEETDKPANARTSNLNEELGQVDTILSDKTGTLTCNSMEFVKCSVAGTAYGRGITEVERAMARRKGSPLMVNGRELEDSPDVVRKSTVKGFNFDDERIMGGSWINEPRSDVIQKFFRLLAVCHTVIPEVDEASRKVSYEAESPDEAAFVIAAREIGFEFNKRTQSSVSVSELDLASRKRVERSYKILNVLEFNSARKRMSVIVQDEDGKILLLCKGADSVMFERLALNGREFEENTREHVHEYADAGLRTLILAYRELTEEEYRVFNEQFTEAKNLVSADRDAMIDEVTERVEKDLILLGATAVEDKLQQGVPECIDKLAQAGIKIWVLTGDKMETAINIGYACSLLRQGMKQIIVNLDAPEIIALEKAGDKRAIAKASRKSVLKQLTDGKALLASSNNEAFALIVDGKSLTYALEDGLENLFLGLAIRCASVICCRSSPKQKALVTRLVKIGTGKTTLAIGDGANDVGMLQEADIGIGISGVEGMQAVMSSDVAIAQFRFLERLLLVHGHWCYRRISSMVCYFFYKNITFGVTVFLYEAYASFSGQPAYNDWFLSLYNVFFTSLPVIALGVFDQDVSARYCLKFPLLYQEGVQNVLFSWKRIIGWMFNGVCSAVIIFFLCINAIDPQSYKKDGKVAGYAVVGATMYTCVIWVVNCQMALAVSYFTLIQHIFIWGGIALWYIYLLIYGALPTTFSTTAYQVFVEALAPAPMYWIVTLFVVLAALIPYFAYNAIQIQFFPMYHGMIQWLRYEGKTEDPEYCNMVRQRSIRPTTVGFTARSLARTNPLEDGNRSTR